Genomic segment of Lemur catta isolate mLemCat1 chromosome 2, mLemCat1.pri, whole genome shotgun sequence:
CAATATTCAGAATGCAGCTCTGGCTGCTCAGACCCTCCTTCCTTCTAGCTGACTTGCTACAAACTATTCACAACTTATCTTTGGaccctcccttctctgcctcagGCACTCAGTATCTGTGACTGGAGTCCCTGGAACAGTATTGGTCTCTGCAAGgatatgtttgttgaatgaatacgtATAAATTAATACACACTAAGGTGTAGAAGTGAAATGGCTTTTATGTGTTTTAATGTTTTACCTCTCCTGGGAGCATATATGATagccttaatttctttttttttctttttttttaatctctttatttctGTCTATGTAATAGCCTTTAATGTGCGGGGCCCGTTAGGACTTACAAGGCACTTTAGTAGTATTTTACCATCCTACAGATGGGATGAAGCATCTTTCAGAGAGGTTTTGTGAGTTGTTTGAACCCACACAgcacatctgcaaagactttgccatataaagtaacaCTCACAGGTTCCAAAGATTAGGATGTGCATCTTTTGGGGACCCATTTTTCGGCCAGTTAAGAGTATTATGCAGGTCTTTCTGAAGCTGATgcaacccccccccacacacacacacaaagctgtGGGCCAAAGGGACTTCGGGGGGGCAATTTCTCAGGGAGATGATGAGAAGAGTGATGGGCAGGGGGACCAGGTCACGTCCCTCAGCGGCCAGCGACCACACCAGGGCGATGGTTGCAGGGGTCCCCGTCAGAGGCCGAGCATGGTAAGCCCAGGTCCTGGCGGGTGGCGCCAGCGGAGTCAAAGGTTACGGGAGGGATGACTTGGACCGCGGGGGTGGACGGGAGGAAGACTTTGAGCCCAGACGGTGGAACAAGGTCCGGGAGGCTGAAGGGGGAGGCGGCCGAGCCAACAGGGGTGCCCTCCCAGCACCTATGGGGCGGCAGGGAAGAGGGGGCGCGGCCAAGGGAGCACGCCCCCTGCCGGGCAGAAACGCCGATCGTCGGTCTCCCGACTCTAGGAGCCTCTACGCCCGGAAAACGACCCCCCCTGCCGGCCTCAGCGCCTCACTGCACCTTCGGCCCCGCAGCCGCAGCCTCGGCCCCGGCCCGACGCCGGGTGCGGACCTGGGGAGCGCCGGGCGCACAGGGTGCACGGGTGGGGCCCCAGGCTGCCGCAGGGGGGCGCCGCTGCGCGCCGCTCCGCCGGGGCCTAGGAGACCCAGCCCAGCACCGCCCGGCCGGGCAGGGGGCGAGGGGCGGCGCGGAACGGACGCCCCAAGGCGGGAGCGGGCTGGCGCCGGGCCCCCGGTGCCCTACAACCTTCCTCCGGATCTCCCCCCGCGGGCTCCGCGGCCCCCGtgccccccgccccggcccggcggCGCACCGCAGCCCCGCCGCTCCCGCTCCGTCCTTGGAGGGTGTGGAAGGGTGGGTTTGGGGCCGGGGGCGGGTCTGGGGGCGGACCCGGAGGCGGGGCTGTCTCTGCGGCAGGGCCCAGCTCCGCTCCCCccggtctctctctgtctctcctcctccctcctcctgctccggGCGGAGCCCGGCATGGGGGGGCCGGCGCCCGGCAGGCCAGGTACGGTGATGTAGAAATTGGGGAGGCTTGGTTCGGGGAGGTGGCGGGGGACAAGGGGCAGGGAGGATTGGCGGAGCGAGAGGCGGAGAAACCCAGGGTAGCAGGacaaggggaaggggagggtgcCCGGGAACCTGGGGCCCTTGGATGGAGAGGGGGGATGAAGCAGGCCAGGTTTGAACACACAGGGAAAGGGGGAGGACGGCACTGAGGAGGGGCGCCTGGGAGGAGAAGTGAGGCCGAAGGCGAAAAGGagagtgtgtgtttgggggaagGGAACCCAGAGCAGGTATGGAGGCCGCAGCTCAGAAGGTAGCTATGGGGCCAGACTGGAGACCCCCGGGTGGGATTGAGGGGCGGGGACTGGAAGAGGAAAGCCGGGGGCCTCCCAAatcctggaggaggaagaaggtgaTTTGGGCCATCAgcaagggagggagaggcagagaccaCTGCTGAGGGGCCAGGGAGCAGGAATCCTGGTGGAcggaggcccaggcccagggaggcacTGGAAAGAGGCCACAGGGAGTGGAGATGGATGGACGGGTGGTGTTTCAGATGCCCCACTCAGACAGCCCCCACCCTTCCTTCAGCATCCCCACCCTGCTCTCATGACGCCCCCCCAAAACCTCAGGGCCCAAAGGGGTGGAGAGTCCGAccatctccccttccccagtGGGGTGCAATGTACGCAAGTAGGCCCCGGGCATAACTCCTTGTCTGTAGGTGTGTCCGGTTCCGTGTAGCAGATTTGTGTGTGTCTGgaggtctgtgtgtgtctgtgggtgtgtctgtgggtGTTTATGTCTGTGTGTGCCTGCCTATTCCTAGGTTTCTGTTTACCTATGCCAATCTATGCGTCTGGTCCTCTGTCTGTAGATCGGGGTCTGTGGCTCCATGGTCTGTGTGTctgaatgtgtgtttgtgtggctgAGGGGTTGCTGTCCGTTTGTGGGGCCTGTCTGTGTGGTGGATCAGGATGTATTTACACAAGAAGGAATCTGTGTCGACCTGATCTCTCCAGAGTGTGTATTTGTGGCTCTGAACACCTTTGTCAGGGTCTGTGGTTGTCTGTACACGTGCAGgtctatgtctgtctgtctgtgggTTCTCGAGGCTGTATTGGgttttctgtgtctctctgtattttcttctctgagGACCCGAGTCACGTCtctgctcctttttctctctttcattcattcctggCCCCCACCCATCCCACATCTTTCTTTTTCACCTTCCTACCCATTCCCCACCAAGTGGATCCGGGACCCAGGGAGGGCCACCCCCCGGGCCTGGTGGCGCTGAGcagggccccccagcccccacctcctgccccacgACATGAACCTCCTGTACCGAAAAACCAAGCTGGAGTGGAGGCAGCACAAGGAAGAGGAGGCCAAGCGGAGGTAAGTAGGGCTGTGCCCCCAGACTGCCCCCTTTTGCGTCCcacctctgctgctccctggctGGGCCACAGCCCCTCCTGGGGCTCAGCAGCCTTGTTGCCAGTGAGATCTCTGACCTCAGAGTCTATGGTCAGTACAGGGTGGCTGGGATGGCACACCTGCTGTCCCACCCTGCTCCTGGCCTCCTGAGGGCTTCCAGATCAGGAGCACCCTGTTGGCTCTTCCCCATCCCCAAGGCCCAAGTCACTCCTTCCTGACTCACCTCTGGCCTATGGTCTTCTCTCTGCAAATTTGGGGCTGGCTGCTGGCTCTCCTGTCACCTGACCTTGGAAGGGGCAGGCCCCGCCTCCCTCCCAGGGTCTAGGGACGGGGTCATTTCAGGGGCATCAGAGAACATCCATTTGGCCCTCTCCCAGTCTCCTCTGCTGGGGGAGGTGAGTGGCCAAGTGACAGGGCTGTGTGTGTGGTAGGAGGACATGAAGGCTGGGCCCCGCAGAaaagccagggctggggacccgATCCCACAGCCCCATCCCTGGTTGCCTCTCTCCTGGCCCTCCCAGGGACCTGGGGCCTGGCCTCTCCCATCTTGCCCCCTTCTCCCCTTCACCCCCATTGACTACACAGCCTCTTGGAGCCTGACTCAGagccacctccctgctccctgctgcctcctcGCAACTGTGGAGTTTAATTCTTGTTGTTAATTAGATTAATCAGAGCGATCGCTGCAGCGATCTCTCCCTAATGAAGGGTTAGTAGACAGGGCCTTAATGAGAGCCCACCCCCAGCAGCTTCCCCCTCTTCCCTGCCAGCCGCCCCCCTCCCTTCACACAGAGGCTCAGGGACAGTGAAAGGGAATGGGGGTGAGCTGgggagggtgacagagagagggcAGCAccaagggagagggaggaagggaggaaaaaggatCGGGGAGGGGGGCTGCTCTGGCTGCCCATGGGAGGGGAGGCGCTGTGGGTGCGTGGGCTGCAGTCTTTGGACTGGaggggaggccagaggccaggTGTGGGCCAGCGTGAGAGTGAGAAGCAGCCCCAGAGCTGTGGTGGCAGGTTAGCTGTCCGTCTGTCAGGCAGGGTTGCGTTGCCTGGGTTTGCATCTTTCTCCCTATAATATGAGGCCATCCACACAGATGCCTTGTGCTGGATGTGCCCAGGCTGGGATCTGCCAGTCCCAGGGACACCCCTTTCTCCCATCCCTGCCCCTGACTGCCTTTTTTTTAAGCCTGAGACTCAGCCTCAAGTCCCTACATTTGTGTCTTGGGCCTTCAggcacccccatccccaccccaggctcccttcctcctccctgggaaGCCACAGGGTTGCCAGCACCTCtcggggtggaggagggggaggcccAGGTCTGAGGCCCATCCTCTGTTCCATCATGgtcttctctccccagctccagTAAGGAGGTGGCCCCTGCAGGCCCGGCAGGGCCCGGGGCTGGCCCGGGGCCCGGGGTCCGAGTGCGGGACATCGCTTCGCTGCGCCGCTCCCTCAGGATGGGCTTCATGACGATGCCCGCCTCCCAGGagcacaccccccacccctgccgcaGCGCCATGGCCCCACGCTCCCTCTCCTGCCACTCGGTGGGCAGCATGGACAGTGTGGGAGGTGGCCCTGGGGGGGGGAGTGGGGGTCTCACAGAGGACAGCAGCACCCGAAGACCCCCCGCCAAGCCCCGGAGACACCCCAGCACCAAGCTCAGCATGGTGGGGTCGGGGGCAGAGACACCCCCTAGCAAAAAAGCAGGTGAGACGCCCCCCATCCCTCCTcaggggagctgggagctgggaggatCTATTCCAGGCCAGGGGAGGCCTGTGGGGAGGTTCATTCAGGGAAGAACCTAGGAAGTGGAAGGTTCCATTCTCTAAAGGAATGGGGAGGTCCTTTTGGATGGGCCTGAGATGAACCATTCAAGGGCAGGGGACACTCCCTGAAAAGTTCATTCCTGGGAAAGTGGTGGTGGCCTTGGAGGGACATGAGGGAGGGCTGACTGGTAGCAAAGGAACCTACTAGGGTTGAGGGGTGTGGGAAAATGAAGAGGCCGATATGTCCTTGCAGAAGGGgttccccctctcctctccccattaAGAAcccagtttattttctctttcccatgcTGCCCAGGCTCACAGAAGCCAACCCCAGAGGGCCGAGAGTCCAGCCGGAAGGTTCCTCCGCAGAAGCCCAGGCGAAGCCCCAACACCCAGCTCTCTGTCTCCTTTGATGAgtcctgccccccagccccctctccTCGAGGGGGGAACCTGCCCCTGCAGCGCCTCAGTAGGGGGTCCCGAGTAACTGGGGACCCTGATGTGGGTGCCCAGGAGGAAGAGCCCGTGTACATTGAGATGGTGGGGGACGTCTTcagggggggaggaggaagtggagggggCCTGACTGGGCCCCCTCTCGGGGGTGGGGGCCCGACCCCTCCAGCTGGTACTGACTCGGACTCCGAAGAGGGGGAGGCCATATATGAGGAGATGAAGTACCCGCTGCCCGAAGAGGCAGGGGAAGGCCGGGCCAACGGGCCACCTCCCTTGATGGCAACCTCCCCGCCTCACCAGCCTCACGCCCTTCAGCCCCACACCCACCGTCGTCCAGCTTCAGCCCTCCCAAGCAGGAGGGACGGGACGCCCACCAAGACCACCCCTTGTGAAATCCCCCCGCCCTTCCCCAATCTCCTGCAGCACCGTCCTCCACTCCTGGCCTTCCCCCAAGCCAAGTCTGCTTCTCGAACCCCTGGCGATGGGGTCTCAAGGCTACCGGTCCTCTGCCACTCCAAGGAGCCAGCGAGCTCCACCCCAGCTCCCCAAGTGCCTGCACGGGAGCGGGAGACGCCTCCCCCACTGCCTCCGCCTCCTGCTGCCAACCTGCTGCTGCTGGGACCATCGGGCCGGGCCCGGAGCCACTCCACACCGTTGCCACCCCAGGGCTCTGGCCAGCCCCGGGGGGAGCGGGAGCTCCCTAACTCCCACAGCATGATCTGCCCCAAGGCAGCAGGGGCGCCGGCAGCCCCCCCTGCCCCGGCCGCCTTGCTCCCCGGCCCCCCCAAGGACAAGGCCGTGTCTTACACCATGGTGTACTCGGCAGTCAAGGTGACCACGCACTCCGTCCTGCCAGCTGGTCCACccctgggtgctggggagccAAAGACGGAGAAGGAGATCTCAGTCCTCCACGGGATGCTGTGCACCAGCTCGAGGCCCCCTGTGCCAGGGAAGTCCAGCCCCCACAGCGGGGCCATGGGCGCAGCAGCTGGGGTCCTCCACCACCGCGGCTGCCTGGCCTCCCCTCACAGCCTTCCGGACCCAACTGCAGGCCCCCTTGCCCCCCTCTGGACCtacccagcagcagcagctgggctgAAGAGACCCCCTGCCTATGAGAGCCTCAAGGCTGGGGGGGTGCTGAATAAGGGCTGTGGAGTGGGGGCCCCATCCCCCATGGTCAAGATCCAGCTACAGGAGCAAGGGACCGATGGGGGTGCCTTTGCCAGCATCTCTTGCGCCCACGTCATCGCCAGTGCAGGGACaccagaggaggaagaagaggagatggGCGCCACGACATTTGGGGCAGGCTGGGCTCTGCAGAGGAAAGTCCTGTatggagggaggaaggcaaaGGACCTGGACAGTGAGtgaggggtggggaatgggggGGTGGCTGGGGATGCTCGTGATGGTTTGGGGGTGGTGTTGGAGGGGTTATTTGGAAGTCACAGCCTTGGTCTGGGAAGTCCAGGTCTAGGAAGTTTCCTGGGAGATAGGAGGGATGGGTGTGGGCAGCAGGCTGAAGGGCTGGGGTCCCCAAGTGTGTACAGGAGGGGCAGGAAGGTCTGGCATAGGGAGGGGGTCGAATGTGGCCCTGACCTggtctgctccctgcccctccttccctgggctgcaggggtgtgtgtttgtgagtgtgcgCACACTAGGAGCTAAACACAGCTGCCTCCCAGCTGTTACCATGGCAACCCATCCAGtcgggagggagaggagagggaggcccCTACCGTTGCCTGGCAACACAATGCTCTGCCAGGCCTACTCTCAGAGATGAGCTTAGTTCACATGCAGCCCTTCCCCCCAGCACCCCCCTTCCGGGCTCAGGATTTGGGATTCTCCCCCTACTGGTCTCCTGGCAGGAGGGCAGTCATTCTGGCCCTCTCTGGAGCTGGAGGACCTTGGAAGCTAAAGCTGGGGTAGAGGAAGCCCCGCTGACTAGGCAAAAGGGTTTGGAAGCAACAAATGTATATGATTCTCAGCCCCAGGGGATGATACCAATGTGTGGAAAGGAAGGTGGCGGGACTGGGGTCCctcctgtatgtgtgtgtgctggggcagTGTGAGGTAGTCCCATTCCTGCTGTGACTTGGGGCAGGTTTCCTGGTCCCCCCATGCTGCAGTGTGTGTGGCTGGGGGGACAGAAGGACCCCTCCCACGAGCAGGCACTAAGTTCTCTGTGTCATCCCAGCAGAGGTCGAGGATGGCGCCCGGGCCTGGAATGGCAGTGCTGAGGGTCCAGGCAAGGTGGAGCGTGAGGACAGGGGCCCTATGACATCAGGGATCCCAGTGAGGAGCCAGGGGGCAGAGGGCCTGCTGGCCAGGATCCACCATGGAGGAGAACGAGGAGGGAGCCGCACGGCGCTGCCTATACCCTGCCAGACCTTCCCCGCCTGCCACCGCAATGGAGGTGACACCTGCCTGCACACACCTGTACACAGATGGGGCTGGCTGGGGAGAATCTCCCAGGATCTGCCTCTCCTAACCTGCTCACTTGTTGGCCTCCACGCCCAGGGCCTTAAGCCTTTGCACCACATCTCcattcccccttcctcctcccatgAGGCAGGGGCAGCCTGGACTGGGGCTCTTCTCTGggaactgggggagggggcaccgGAGGCTCCTGCCCTACTCACTCCTCCTCCTTTTGCCTCAGACTTCACGGGAGGCTACCGCCTGGGGCGCTCGGCCTCCACCTCGGGAGTCCGGCAGGCCGCGCTCCACACCCCCCGGCCCTGCAGCCAGCCCAGGGATGCCCCCAGCCAGGT
This window contains:
- the NYAP1 gene encoding neuronal tyrosine-phosphorylated phosphoinositide-3-kinase adapter 1 isoform X1, giving the protein MNLLYRKTKLEWRQHKEEEAKRSSSKEVAPAGPAGPGAGPGPGVRVRDIASLRRSLRMGFMTMPASQEHTPHPCRSAMAPRSLSCHSVGSMDSVGGGPGGGSGGLTEDSSTRRPPAKPRRHPSTKLSMVGSGAETPPSKKAGSQKPTPEGRESSRKVPPQKPRRSPNTQLSVSFDESCPPAPSPRGGNLPLQRLSRGSRVTGDPDVGAQEEEPVYIEMVGDVFRGGGGSGGGLTGPPLGGGGPTPPAGTDSDSEEGEAIYEEMKYPLPEEAGEGRANGPPPLMATSPPHQPHALQPHTHRRPASALPSRRDGTPTKTTPCEIPPPFPNLLQHRPPLLAFPQAKSASRTPGDGVSRLPVLCHSKEPASSTPAPQVPARERETPPPLPPPPAANLLLLGPSGRARSHSTPLPPQGSGQPRGERELPNSHSMICPKAAGAPAAPPAPAALLPGPPKDKAVSYTMVYSAVKVTTHSVLPAGPPLGAGEPKTEKEISVLHGMLCTSSRPPVPGKSSPHSGAMGAAAGVLHHRGCLASPHSLPDPTAGPLAPLWTYPAAAAGLKRPPAYESLKAGGVLNKGCGVGAPSPMVKIQLQEQGTDGGAFASISCAHVIASAGTPEEEEEEMGATTFGAGWALQRKVLYGGRKAKDLDTEVEDGARAWNGSAEGPGKVEREDRGPMTSGIPVRSQGAEGLLARIHHGGERGGSRTALPIPCQTFPACHRNGDFTGGYRLGRSASTSGVRQAALHTPRPCSQPRDAPSQTHPALPLPLPLPPQPARERDGKLLEVIERKRCVCKEIKARHRPDRGLCKQESMPILPSWRRGPEPRKSGTPPCRRQHTVLWDTAI
- the NYAP1 gene encoding neuronal tyrosine-phosphorylated phosphoinositide-3-kinase adapter 1 isoform X2, which translates into the protein MNLLYRKTKLEWRQHKEEEAKRSSSKEVAPAGPAGPGAGPGPGVRVRDIASLRRSLRMGFMTMPASQEHTPHPCRSAMAPRSLSCHSVGSMDSVGGGPGGGSGGLTEDSSTRRPPAKPRRHPSTKLSMVGSGAETPPSKKAGSQKPTPEGRESSRKVPPQKPRRSPNTQLSVSFDESCPPAPSPRGGNLPLQRLSRGSRVTGDPDVGAQEEEPVYIEMVGDVFRGGGGSGGGLTGPPLGGGGPTPPAGTDSDSEEGEAIYEEMKYPLPEEAGEGRANGPPPLMATSPPHQPHALQPHTHRRPASALPSRRDGTPTKTTPCEIPPPFPNLLQHRPPLLAFPQAKSASRTPGDGVSRLPVLCHSKEPASSTPAPQVPARERETPPPLPPPPAANLLLLGPSGRARSHSTPLPPQGSGQPRGERELPNSHSMICPKAAGAPAAPPAPAALLPGPPKDKAVSYTMVYSAVKVTTHSVLPAGPPLGAGEPKTEKEISVLHGMLCTSSRPPVPGKSSPHSGAMGAAAGVLHHRGCLASPHSLPDPTAGPLAPLWTYPAAAAGLKRPPAYESLKAGGVLNKGCGVGAPSPMVKIQLQEQGTDGGAFASISCAHVIASAGTPEEEEEEMGATTFGAGWALQRKVLYGGRKAKDLDKVEDGARAWNGSAEGPGKVEREDRGPMTSGIPVRSQGAEGLLARIHHGGERGGSRTALPIPCQTFPACHRNGDFTGGYRLGRSASTSGVRQAALHTPRPCSQPRDAPSQTHPALPLPLPLPPQPARERDGKLLEVIERKRCVCKEIKARHRPDRGLCKQESMPILPSWRRGPEPRKSGTPPCRRQHTVLWDTAI